AGTTCCATAAATTTGACCcgtcgacagtgaaggaatggcaatatatttccaagccaagatggtgtgtggctggtGTTGATTCAGCTCATTCTATTGGTAACATCAATTTATTGTATGTTTAGAAACAAGGCTGCAACTGAACAATGCTGTTGCACAGGCTAATATGACTGCAAATTTTAAGCAGATATCTCCTGGCAAAATAACCGAGAGAAGAAGCTGGAAAGTGTGGGAATGTGAGTTCATACCACCTATGTATCTCAATGTACATCGTTGTTTATAGGACTAGCACATGATGAGGTAAAACAGCTTTCAATTCAGCTGAACTGGGATGCTGTGCAAAGGATCAGAAGCTGACGGAATGGGAAGGTCACTGTTCCATGTTTTGAGGTCTTGGACATGTTGGTGTGGTCATTCTTTATGGTAATAAAGTGACTGAAGAACCTAAGTGGATCATATGACCGTGGTAACATAATTATTCGGAGAGATTGAAATGAACTTTGATATTCTTTGAAGCATGCTTCTATTTAATTGTGTGTATTTATTTCAATATTTATAATCCTAGGTTAGATGCTAGGACTCTCAGTTCGAGAGTCATCGGCTTGAAAACCCACTGAGGACTCTAGTCCACAGTCTATGTTGCCATTAtgaagcattgagggagtgctacagtacGGGAAATGTAGTTCTtacatgagacgttaaactgatgcACCAGTTTGGTAGTTGGGATGGAAATTAAGAATTGCATTGAAGAAGAATCAGAGGTCTCCTTGTATCTTCTTGACTACATGTGAACTAGCTTTGTGATTCTTTTAATATTTTGTACTTTATTGTTCCtatgcatggaatgtagagatGAAAAGGTGGGATTGGTATAAGTGTTTTGAGCAAGCCACTGTTTGCTGTAGTCAGGCTGCAATTATAAAGCATAGCAGCTAGGTGCTTATAGTGAATCGTGAACTTAATAATAATGAATCAAATAATCATAAGAAATCGTACTGTATGATTTCCCTGAGTACTCATGTTGAGTTGTGCAATATGAATTAGTTAAGGACAAAGATCTGATTCTGCTGTTGTTATAATTGATGTCTCTTTTTAAAGTAGCAAAATAAAATAGAACAGGAAAGTACTCCATCAGTAATCACTGGGGTTTTCTTCGTTACCACGAATTAAAATGTTATTATTTACAGTGTGAGTGATTCTGAGCAATTGCATTCCTCACTATTGCAAagagcagttttttttttctcGGAGCAGCTCCCAGTAATTGGCATCAGTAGCGAACAGTGTTCGGTCATTATCGTGAGTAAATAAGTAGGTAAGCAATCCCACGGCCGCTCATTTACAAATAGATGAAACTCCCAGTGGGCCAAGAATCGGCAATGAGCCAATATTTTTAACATAGTTGAAAAGTGTTTTCTGGCAGGAAGGTGAGCGGTTGACAATATATATATTTATTCAATCCGATGACATAGAGAATATGTATGATTATATAGTTATACATATATAGATACCACTGTAATCTAATGAATTACCTTGTTGCTATTGCAAATCCAAAAAAACAGCATTATAAATTGTAAATGCAATTTACTTTAGTTAGAATAATAGAAACTGATAGCGGTGAAGAAGGTGACTCACGTTGTGCTTTTTGACCAAACTGTCCAATTTAGTCCAATCCAGCTTTTCCCCACCATAACCCTGAAAATTAGTTCTTTTCCAGTCAGACTTCCTTTTGAGAGTTCGTACAGAAACTGATTTCACCACCCTGTTAGGTGGTGCATTCCAGAACTAACATCTTATCTACTTTTGCACAGATCCAATTCTGACTGTCAGCGTCAAAACCAATTTAGGAGCAATTGTGCAACTGAGATCGAACATTGATGatcaaaacagaaaatattggaaatgctcagcaggtcaggtggcatctgtggagagagaaacaaagttaacgtttcagatcattaACCTTTGATCATAGCCGCCCTTTAAATGCAAGGTAATGTTGCTGCTATTATAGAATCATTTGACAGCATAACATAGAAGGAGGCTGGTCGCCCGTCATGTCTGtctcagctcttttgaagagctctCCAGTTATTTCcactctcctgtcctttccccatatccctccagTTTTTAAGGCTATTGTTGAATTTGAATCCAGCACACTATCAAGTAGCGTGTCGATGTTCTTAACAACTCATTGTGGAAGAAGGTTTGATTTTCTCTCGTGTTGTTACAAGAGGTTTATCTTTGTGCTAAAGTCGTAGAatactgtgtgttttaaaaaaaacgaaaataaaaagattttcagtgCACTTTGGCACCTGCAAATAGCTGCAAATAGCTACAATTTTTggatgttgatttttttttagaataatcggaaaggaagcagtttcaagaaaTCGAGCCAGAGGTTTGATCTTctcaaagcaacactttgaatgacagtgaCGAAACAGTGTCTGGTCACGTGATCGGATCAcgaaggctttttgctttcactttggacttttaaaaaagCAGTGAGTTgggcaaagagcaggcattttgaaacttAGATCTGACATGCCTGGAGACCCAGAAAAAGACTTTTCTGCAAACGGAActggcatctcttgaaaagaaatcctgcatttaaaAGGTGGCCGAtttctattgcctcctgtctctgacgaATTCCTGCATCCGtgcgattcctgttgcctcctgtgatttggtaaatcctggaacctgaacaaagctGCTACTTCTGTGCTAATGCTAAGACTCCCGAGCAGCCAGGTTGCTgcaccctgctgaaagacctgtgtgacgcctgctgtagtCGAATTGCCCTTAatgcctacccatcaaagactgttcatcaatctcgcctggCGAGATTTTGAATGGCATCCTACTATTCGACTCTTGAACGCCTCACCATACCGAAAACatgctaccagaacgtgacaaactgcTTTTTTTTAATTATTCCTTCTATTCTTAAGAAAcatctgtaaaccaaaatcctttttcacCCCGTTAACCGGGTTTCTTTTTGAATGAATGTatgcttttcatatatatatatatgtagattaatctcattagtagttaagacttatttttttattttttaataaatagttattgtTTTTTAAagtaacctggtttggtgtgctttattctgggggaccaatagagtgtttaatttggctattcattggtaggtgggaaactgtattcatatgctgtgatctgtggcaTATTGGGACTGAATTATCAGTGAATTtcccccgccttggtcgtaacaatgtcaACAACTTTAGGGGAGGAGAGAAAATGGAAATAGTGATTGTACAACTGAatccaaccaaaggcagcaccttcaggaaggagagggaggggtacCAGTCAGTATAGAAAGATGCAtaaccagagtcagcaccttcagggcaggACAGCGAGGGGAATTCGTGAGTGTAGAATTGAACCCAGCCAAAGTCAGTAAGTTCAGTGGAGGAGTAAGGGGAACAGTGAGTGTAGAATGGaatccagccagagtcagcacattcagaacAGGACAGggagggaaccagtgaatgtagaacCAAACCCAGCCACAGTGTTTAAGAACAGTAAACAATTTGGTTGGGTAGGTAGGGAAACAAGTCTTCTGATTGGGACGTTCAGGACAAAGGGACTTAATGTACAGTTGATATTGTCAGTCAGGGGTGATTTCTGAAAGCACCGTTCATGCAAAAGGTAGCGAATATTTAAGATTTTCTCTTCAAACACCTGTTTAGGCTGGGCGTCGATTAAAAATGTGAACATTGAGAGTCATAAACCTTTGGCAAGGATATGAAGGATTGCGAAAACATTATGAAAACAGGGCGTGTAAATGGAGTTAATATGCGGATCATTCATCATTTAATTGAATGTGGAACCTGCTctatgggctaaatggccttctgttCCTATTTTCCTTCATAACAGTActttcaggggaaggagagggagtggATTCTTGAGTGCACTGCTGAAACGAGCAGAGAGGAAATCTGTTTGCCTATTctatctgtgggaaaagatttcaaacatcagtgtgactggaaaagcaccagaacacacacacacacacacactatagtgaGAACGTtctagtgcactgactgtggaaagagctttaaccagttgcaTAGCCTGTAAAAAAATCGCATCATTCACAACAGGGAGAAACCGTACACATGCCCTACGTGTGGATGAGACTTCAACTGATCTCTAATGTGGAAAGACACAAGGACACCTTGACAATGGAGAAGCcatgggaatgtgggaggggaggccATTGTGTGACATGAACAAGAACAGCAATGAATGAAACAAAACGTACAATTCATGTTGGATTGTACTTCTTTCATCATTTAAACAATTTAACAATTACACATagtggatatttcactccattctttaactcctctctgaattttctctgggtccctgcataaataaatggaTTGACACAGGAACTCAAAATCTGAAGCATATATCCGCTTTGGTCCAGAATAAAATTTGATTCACTGAAATTGGAACCAGAAAAATACTTAACTTTTGCGATTCGGACATAAAGGAAATTTATAAGAATGAGCAAATATAACAGCatgaaactgcccgagatgcagaagagtaaaacaatggagtttctccgcttctccatctctgggtcactctgagtctctccattgctgtgggcccggagtctcctgcggactttactggcaaCTAGAATATGCCTGaccgtcagagcattgagcagtaaaatcagaatgaatgggagacaagaGGTTGAAATGGAGCGAATCCAGTCAAATGCAGCCCATGCAGGTGACgtataaaatattaattttatgGTGCAGAACCAGGGTATATTGTTACTTATGTACAAAGGTGCATATGTAAAATACCAGAAGGCATTTTTTAAACAGCTCAGTGCAGACACGATTCTGATAACCCACGCTgccgttttctcagtgcagtattttattttcagcttctggcaacaaatagctataaatcgatcaaaggtaaaagCGACCGTTAACCAGGCAGAACTGTCCATGATCGCAAAGCTTAGGGCATTACGGAGACTGCATATGGGTGTGATGAACAGGAAACTGGCTGGGAAATAAATACCAACAATCCGATTTAATATCACAGTAGTCAAGTTGACCAATAGATCCGTCACAGCCATGGACATCAGGTAGTAATTGATACATCTCGAGAGAccacatcttcctcgggacaggatcacaatcattgctaagttagctgtaatagagacagagagactaagAGAAAGAGGGAGGTGCATGTTAGTAAGCGAGCGAGAACAGGAAAATTACTGGTCCAACTCCCAACAAAATCATCCATTTTACATATTTTTGTTGTGAAATTTACAGCTTTAACACTGGATCCCGAGTGGAAAACCATTGTTAACCACCCGGCACTTGGCTCTGCATTTAAAATCTCATTTGGATTCAAAATATAACCGGTCAACAACATTGGAATGTAAAATAATACAATCAAACATTGTGGAGAAGAAAAAGACATCGGAAACCCATTGAAACCAACATGGAACATCAAACAGGCAAGAAAATTATAACCAGTAACATATTCTAGAAGATATTTAAGAGGGTAAGTAATACAATAAAAGTGGAAACTAacaggaaaaaaaacttgcatttaaaacGGATTATATACTGCTCAGGATCTAAAAGGCACTCATCCAAAGAATTATTATAAAATTATTCACTGTTCAAGAATTTCTCCTGTCAATTTTTTCGAGATGATTCTCAAACAGAAAGAACTGAGTGGATAATTAATGTTTCCTCACTCTGCGGAGGGGATATAGTTGAAGATGCAGTGATAACTCCAAGCGCTTCTCCTGTTACTCATCTGGGAACTTGGGTGGCAATCTGCACCAGTGGAATAGGTGGATTATGAGGTCTTATTTGAGGAACGGTCCCTCCTACAATGCAGCACTTCAgcagtactgtgctgcactgtgctGTCAGCATGATGATCAGCTTATTTCTATAGTGGGTATTGAAATTGAAACTTTTACTTTTACTCAGATGTGAGAGATGCCAACAGTTATGCAGCCTCACAAATTGGAGAAAAGATTGAAAGTGGCAACAGTCTATGCCATTACCAGGGGCTTGGAGCAGAAGAAACATTCGGAGTCAGTAGTGGTCACTGTAGAACAGTCAGCAGTAGCTACTGTGGAAGAGGAGAGCCGGACTGAATCAGTGTTTGTTTGAGACTAACAGTAGAAACGCAGAGCTCTGTGTGTTTAAGGGAAGTAAAGATTCATTCGTAAAACGGCCACTTGCTATATTGTTTATATTTCTGTTAATAACTCGATTACCAATAATGTCCCATCAATGAATTCACTCATTAAATTGATTCAGGAATTATTTCATTGTTTAATAATTTCAATCAGTAAATCATTTGTGGAAAACAGGCAGCCGTTGTCAATGTCATTAATACATTAGAACTCGATGTACAGTGGTACCAGTGTGATATTTCACCCACAGTAACGGTGCCAATAACACAATACAGCTACATTCACACCGTGATAACAGTGTGGTAATGCACCCACAGTAACTGTTTCAATAGCACTATAGGACTAGGTTTACACCATGATAAAAGTGTGATAATATAACAGTGCTGGCAACACAATAGAAATTCATTGATACTGTGACAAGGATGTGAtatttcacccacagtaacagtggaaataatccaatagaactacatttacaccgtgAAATGGCTCACACAAAGGGAAGAAATTATACAGTTAGAAGCACTAAATCATGCCTTTAAGTACGAGATATTATACTAGTTAATaggaaaatgatgctgctgaagaggAAATATAGTGTCGCCAAAATGGAAAGTGATACTGGAAAGCGGGAGTAATTACGCTGGTAATGTAAAGAAACTATACCATTAATGCTGACAAATGACACTTCTAAAGGAGAGAAATTATAGCATTAATGACAAAAAATTATAACAATAAATTCAGAAGACATTATATCATTAAAATGGAGAAATAATACCGGTAAAGTAGAAAAGCGATCCTGTAAAATAAGAGAAATTACAACTATTGGAGGGAGGAAATCTTCTGATTAAAGTAGAGAAATTATCCCAC
This genomic window from Heterodontus francisci isolate sHetFra1 chromosome 34, sHetFra1.hap1, whole genome shotgun sequence contains:
- the LOC137348761 gene encoding probable G-protein coupled receptor 139; its protein translation is MIVILSRGRCGLSRCINYYLMSMAVTDLLVNLTTVILNRIVGIYFPASFLFITPICSLRNALSFAIMDSSAWLTVAFTFDRFIAICCQKLKIKYCTEKTAAWVIRIVSALSCLKNAFWYFTYAPLYISNNIPWFCTIKLIFYTSPAWAAFDWIRSISTSCLPFILILLLNALTVRHILVASKVRRRLRAHSNGETQSDPEMEKRRNSIVLLFCISGSFMLLYLLILINFLYVRIAKVKYFSGSNFSESNFILDQSGYMLQILSSCVNPFIYAGTQRKFREELKNGVKYPLCVIVKLFK